ATGCCGTCTCCTTCGGCGGCGGCCAGGTCGACATCACGTCGGGAAAATTCGTGTTCGGCTGCACCGAGGCCTACATGATCGAGAACGGCAAGGTGACGCAGCCGATCAAGGGCGCCATGCTGATCGGCAACGGACCGGATGCCATGCACCGCGTTTCCATGATCGGCAATGACATGAAGCTCGATACCGGCATTGGCATGTGCGGCAAGGCCGGACAGGGCGTGCCGGTCGGCGTCGGCCAGCCGCATTTGCGCATGAACCAGATGACGGTGGGCGGCACCCGGGTTTGAAGGCAAGCGTGAAACGGCTATCGTCGTTTCACCTGTCAATCATCTGAGCGTCGTTTTCACGCCATGCCCGGTTCCAATCTTGTCATCCTCACCGGCGCTGGCATTTCGGCAGAGTCGGGCATCGCGACCTTCCGCGATTCCGACGGCGTGTGGGCGAAATACGACCTTCAGGATGTGGCAACACCTCAAGGTTTTGCTCGCGACCCGGCGAAGGTGCATGAGTTCTACAACATGCGGCGCCGGCAGATGAGTGAAGTCATGCCGAACGCGGCTCATATCGCACTGGCGAGGCTCGAGCTGGAATTTTCGGGTGATTTCCTGCTGGTCACGCAAAACATCGACGACTTACACGAGCGAGCCGGTTCGAAGAACCTGATCCATATGCACGGCGAATTGCGGCGCGCACTTTGCCAGGAGTGCGACACCAGCAGTTTGTGGCACGACGACTTGTCGGCACTTTCGCACTGCCCGGTCTGCAGTGCCGATGGGCAACTGAGACCCGACGTCGTCTGGTTCGGCGAGATGCCATACCAAATGGAACGAATCGGTGAGGCATTGTCGCGCTGCGACCTGTTCGTGGCCATCGGAACCAGCGGCAGCGTCTATCCGGCCGCAGGCTTCGTGGAGGAAGCACGTTCCGCAGGGGCGTGTACGGTCGAACTCAACCTCAAATGCGCTGGCTGGGCTTCCCGATTCTCGGAACAACATGAGGGGCCGGCCACCGAAGCCGTGCCGGCTTTCGTAGAGCGCATCCTTGCAGGCACCGGTTGAAATCGTGCCTTGACCTTGAAGCCGACAAGACTTTCGTCTATCTTACAGCCGTCTTACATTGAAGGGCGACATCATGGCCGCTCCAGATAAGCTGACGACCATTGTCTCTACCAAGGGACAGGTAATCCTGCCCAGTTCGATCCGGAAGCGCAGGGAATGGGGTGCCGGCACGCGCCTCCTGGTCGAAGATACCGCGGAGGGTGTGCTGCTGAAAGCTACCCCGGCCTTTATCGAGACGCGGCCTGAGGATGTGTTTTCATCCCTTCCCAACGGCGGTAGGCCGAAGACGCTTGAAGAAATGGATGCCGGCGTGCTTGCCGAAGCGCGGCGACGCCATGCTCGCGATTGATACCAACCTGGTCGTCCGTTATCTGACAGGCGATCATCCCGAGCAATCTCCCCGCGCCCGGGTGTTGATCGACGGTCAAGCAGTCTTCGTCGCCGTCACGGTAATCCTAGAGGCCGAATGGGTCTTGCGTAGCGCATATGGTTATGCGCCGCCTGAGATCATCCGTGCGTTACGGGCATTCGGCGGACTCCCCACGGTGGAACTAGAGGACGAGGCGGTGGTGTCGTCGGCGCTCGACCTCGCGGAGAAGGGGATGGATTTCGCTGACGCGCTTCATCTGGGAAAATCCGTCCATTGTGTGAGCTTCGCCACCTTCGATCGCAAGCTCGTCAAGGCTGCAGGGCATGAGAACGTGCAAGAGGCATAGCGCCAGTTATACGCATTCTAGCCCAACGGATATTGGGATCACTTAGCGCCTTCTTTTCGGCTTCTCCAGCAGCGCCACCGCCTCGACGTGTGGCGACCACAGGAACTGGTCGATCGGCGTCACGCTTTTCAAGGTGTAGCCGCCGTCGAGCAGGATGCGCAAATCTCGCGCGAGCGTCACCGGATTGCAGGACACCGCCGCGACAAGCGGAACATCCGAGCGGGCGATCTGCTTCGACTGGTCCTCTGCCCCCGCGCGGGGCGGATCGAAGACAAGACCGTCGAAGGCGTTCAACTCCTTGAAGGTGAGCGGCCGGCGGAACAGGTCGCGGCGTTCGCCCGTCACCCGCTTCAGGCCCGTCGCGAAGCGCGATCCCCTATCAAGAGCCGAAAGGGCTGCCGCGTCACCTTCGACCGCATGGACCTCCGACTTCGCTGCAAGCCGCAGCGCAAAGCTGCCGCAACCGGCGAAAAGGTCGGTGATCTTCTTGGCGCGCTTCAGGTGGGCGCCGACGATATCGGCCATGGTCTGCTCGGCGGCCTCGGTCGCCTGCAGGAAGGCGCCGGGCGGCACGGCCACAGCGACGCTGCCGAACATGACCACCGGCTTCCTTGGCTCGATGATGATCTCGTCATCGATGGACAGCCTGGCAAAGCCCTGCGCGATGACAAAATTGGCGGCGATACGGCGCTGGTGTTCGCCAAGCTTGCCGGACTCATGCACAGCGATATCAAGGCCCGAGCCGGTCACAGTGACGGCCAGCCGGAACGATTTGGTGGTGGCGCATACCAGCTCGGCGAGCGCCTTCAGCTGACCCAGCGCGCCGACGATCTCGGGCAGAGAGATC
The nucleotide sequence above comes from Mesorhizobium shangrilense. Encoded proteins:
- a CDS encoding NAD-dependent deacylase, whose amino-acid sequence is MPGSNLVILTGAGISAESGIATFRDSDGVWAKYDLQDVATPQGFARDPAKVHEFYNMRRRQMSEVMPNAAHIALARLELEFSGDFLLVTQNIDDLHERAGSKNLIHMHGELRRALCQECDTSSLWHDDLSALSHCPVCSADGQLRPDVVWFGEMPYQMERIGEALSRCDLFVAIGTSGSVYPAAGFVEEARSAGACTVELNLKCAGWASRFSEQHEGPATEAVPAFVERILAGTG
- a CDS encoding AbrB/MazE/SpoVT family DNA-binding domain-containing protein; this translates as MAAPDKLTTIVSTKGQVILPSSIRKRREWGAGTRLLVEDTAEGVLLKATPAFIETRPEDVFSSLPNGGRPKTLEEMDAGVLAEARRRHARD
- a CDS encoding type II toxin-antitoxin system VapC family toxin, giving the protein MLAIDTNLVVRYLTGDHPEQSPRARVLIDGQAVFVAVTVILEAEWVLRSAYGYAPPEIIRALRAFGGLPTVELEDEAVVSSALDLAEKGMDFADALHLGKSVHCVSFATFDRKLVKAAGHENVQEA
- a CDS encoding class I SAM-dependent RNA methyltransferase, coding for MSARFTIRKLGAQGDGIAETEGGDLFIPFTLPGEVVTAARQGDRATLMAVLEASPLRIDPACRHFTECGGCALQHFEADAYRQWKRDKVVHALKGIDCDIGELVACAPHTRRRVVLAARRTETGMALGFNRHLSPEIISISECPISLPEIVGALGQLKALAELVCATTKSFRLAVTVTGSGLDIAVHESGKLGEHQRRIAANFVIAQGFARLSIDDEIIIEPRKPVVMFGSVAVAVPPGAFLQATEAAEQTMADIVGAHLKRAKKITDLFAGCGSFALRLAAKSEVHAVEGDAAALSALDRGSRFATGLKRVTGERRDLFRRPLTFKELNAFDGLVFDPPRAGAEDQSKQIARSDVPLVAAVSCNPVTLARDLRILLDGGYTLKSVTPIDQFLWSPHVEAVALLEKPKRRR